One genomic segment of Mycolicibacterium gilvum includes these proteins:
- a CDS encoding acetate--CoA ligase family protein, with protein sequence MTEALATTARPRADVAKRFLEPASVAIVGVSTSIGTAYKAGGRAVLEHLKVYGYTGEVAVIHPTATSVDGVPAFPSLRDLPTVPDVVVIAVPAAAVQAVLAECAEVGARQALILTAGFADMGVAGHELERSLLDFARDNAIRIVGPNSTGLVNVRTGLAMSMTSVLTEGVPIAAGGIAVIAQSGAIGSTVVERARDAGVGISHIVSTGNQRDMDIPDFVSYFAGLPEVHTVALYLESIRDGRRFAAAVRELHAAGKRLITYLGGRTAAGEQAAASHTGKIIGRGALELALLRALDVTVVDDPDDLWVLGAMSAPRHRQFPRRWGMVAYSGGMAVLATEQLASAGVAFPPLGGSTIERLKELLPSFAAIPNPLDVGPGSMPAQFGGYLAAVAADPAIEAVCVPLPMGARGWNAQSVADILAVGHDTGKPCIVLWYGGRAVDPYIKELRAAGVLVAQSPSDLGRLVRALLGPERVLEPDPAPDGEPAGHAITVGGAQALHLLADYGLDVAPMTLCDSSSAPRAAEELGYPVVVKSADEDITHRTELGLVAINLSNADQVGQAVARMAARREVPDPTWLVQKMVTAGVELILTVRTADDLGVFGTVGIGGAAVEVHRDVEHVPLPCDPDTLHKALTRLRLAELLFGFRGSEPVDESWIGDTLNRMAALLTEQGLAEIEVNPAIVDKSGGTIVDALCVRTPTPTLVRIPNSE encoded by the coding sequence GCATCGGTACGGCTTACAAGGCGGGCGGGCGAGCCGTCCTCGAACACCTCAAGGTCTACGGCTACACCGGTGAGGTCGCCGTGATCCACCCCACGGCAACGTCCGTCGACGGTGTTCCGGCGTTTCCGTCGCTTCGTGACCTTCCCACGGTTCCTGACGTTGTGGTCATCGCGGTGCCGGCCGCGGCCGTGCAAGCAGTATTGGCTGAATGTGCCGAGGTCGGGGCGCGACAAGCATTGATCTTGACCGCTGGATTCGCCGACATGGGTGTGGCCGGCCACGAACTGGAGCGCTCCCTGCTGGACTTCGCCCGCGACAACGCAATTCGAATCGTGGGCCCGAACAGCACCGGACTGGTCAACGTCCGGACCGGGCTTGCCATGAGCATGACCTCCGTACTCACCGAAGGCGTCCCCATCGCCGCCGGCGGAATCGCGGTGATCGCGCAGAGCGGTGCGATCGGCAGCACCGTCGTGGAGAGGGCCCGCGACGCCGGTGTGGGAATCTCCCACATCGTCAGCACCGGCAATCAACGGGACATGGACATCCCTGACTTCGTGTCGTATTTCGCGGGGCTGCCGGAGGTTCACACCGTCGCGCTGTACCTGGAATCGATCCGCGACGGCCGGCGTTTTGCTGCCGCGGTGCGTGAGTTGCATGCCGCCGGCAAGCGGCTGATCACCTATCTCGGCGGCCGTACCGCGGCCGGCGAACAGGCCGCGGCCAGTCATACCGGCAAGATCATCGGCCGCGGAGCGCTCGAGCTGGCGCTGCTGCGGGCGCTTGATGTGACTGTGGTCGACGACCCCGACGACTTGTGGGTACTGGGGGCGATGAGCGCCCCACGGCACCGGCAGTTCCCGCGCAGGTGGGGCATGGTCGCCTACTCCGGAGGCATGGCGGTGTTGGCCACCGAGCAGCTGGCCAGTGCCGGGGTGGCATTTCCCCCGCTGGGAGGGTCGACGATCGAACGGCTCAAAGAGCTGTTGCCCAGCTTCGCCGCCATCCCCAACCCGCTCGATGTCGGCCCGGGCTCTATGCCCGCGCAGTTCGGCGGCTACCTGGCCGCGGTGGCCGCAGATCCTGCAATCGAGGCGGTGTGCGTGCCGCTGCCGATGGGAGCGCGAGGGTGGAACGCTCAAAGCGTCGCCGACATCCTGGCGGTGGGCCACGACACCGGCAAGCCGTGCATCGTGCTGTGGTACGGGGGGCGCGCCGTCGACCCCTACATCAAAGAGCTGCGCGCGGCTGGGGTGCTGGTGGCCCAGAGCCCCTCGGATCTCGGCCGACTGGTCCGCGCGCTCCTCGGACCGGAGCGAGTGCTGGAACCCGACCCCGCCCCGGACGGCGAGCCGGCCGGTCATGCGATCACGGTCGGCGGCGCCCAAGCACTGCACCTGTTGGCCGACTACGGCCTGGACGTCGCGCCGATGACATTGTGCGACAGCTCGTCTGCACCACGTGCGGCTGAGGAGCTCGGCTACCCCGTGGTCGTGAAGTCCGCCGATGAGGACATCACGCACCGCACCGAGCTTGGTCTCGTCGCGATCAACCTGTCCAACGCCGACCAGGTCGGGCAGGCGGTGGCGCGGATGGCGGCTCGCCGTGAGGTCCCGGACCCGACCTGGCTCGTGCAGAAAATGGTGACCGCCGGAGTGGAGCTGATCCTGACCGTGCGCACGGCTGACGATCTCGGGGTGTTCGGCACCGTGGGGATCGGCGGCGCTGCCGTGGAGGTGCACCGTGACGTGGAGCATGTCCCGCTGCCGTGCGATCCAGACACGTTGCACAAGGCGCTGACCCGGCTGCGGCTAGCCGAATTGCTTTTCGGATTCCGTGGCAGCGAGCCGGTAGATGAATCATGGATCGGCGACACGCTGAATCGGATGGCTGCTCTGCTCACCGAGCAGGGCTTGGCAGAGATCGAGGTCAACCCCGCAATCGTCGACAAGAGCGGCGGCACGATTGTCGACGCTTTGTGCGTTCGAACACCCACGCCGACCCTTGTACGAATACCAAATTCTGAGTAG
- a CDS encoding amidohydrolase family protein has protein sequence MIGTDRLPVLDVDQHYYEPLDAFTRHCPKAWRERTVQTAVIDGRTRQIVGGKIDRTVTNPTFDPIVKPGAMTDYFRGNPQKRSLIDILSDREPIPGHYRNRDDRLAKIDEQGLQAVWMLPSLAMGYEEGLQYDPPAAAQAFKAFNRWLLDDWGYNYQDRIFSSPYLTFADIPAAIDEVEHGLANGARIFVVRAQATYTDGGWRSPGDQIFDPIWARLQEAEAITVVHVGEVGGAGLDKYVEHRTNIIGEIASPLQIAVGHERAIANYLAAVTCDKLFERFPQLKIASVENGAEFLPLSISGLNRAGFQRPGYFASDPVEQFREHVWVAPFWEDNLLEVVKHLGVDQVLFGSDYPHPEGLAEPRQYEKVAAELNDPVSERKVMWDNAAKLTKLA, from the coding sequence GTGATTGGCACCGACCGTCTCCCCGTGCTGGACGTCGACCAGCACTACTACGAACCTCTCGACGCCTTCACCCGGCACTGCCCCAAGGCGTGGCGCGAGCGCACCGTACAGACCGCGGTCATCGACGGCCGCACCCGCCAGATCGTCGGCGGCAAGATCGACCGCACCGTGACCAATCCCACCTTCGACCCCATCGTCAAGCCGGGGGCGATGACGGACTACTTCCGCGGCAATCCGCAGAAGCGTTCACTTATCGACATCCTGTCCGACCGTGAACCGATTCCGGGCCATTACCGCAACCGTGACGACCGGCTGGCCAAGATCGACGAGCAGGGCCTGCAGGCGGTGTGGATGCTGCCGTCGCTTGCGATGGGCTACGAAGAGGGGCTGCAGTACGACCCACCTGCCGCCGCACAGGCGTTCAAAGCCTTCAATCGCTGGCTGCTCGATGACTGGGGCTACAACTACCAGGACCGCATCTTCAGTTCGCCCTACCTGACGTTCGCGGATATCCCCGCGGCGATCGACGAGGTCGAACACGGGCTGGCCAACGGTGCTCGCATCTTCGTGGTGCGCGCGCAGGCTACCTACACCGACGGAGGGTGGCGTTCTCCCGGTGACCAGATCTTCGACCCGATCTGGGCCCGTCTGCAGGAAGCCGAGGCCATCACGGTCGTACACGTCGGCGAGGTCGGCGGCGCCGGCCTCGACAAGTACGTCGAACACCGCACCAACATCATCGGCGAGATCGCCTCCCCGCTGCAGATCGCCGTCGGACACGAGCGGGCGATCGCCAACTACCTGGCCGCGGTGACGTGCGACAAGCTCTTCGAGCGTTTCCCGCAGCTGAAGATCGCCTCGGTGGAGAACGGAGCGGAGTTCCTGCCGCTTTCGATTTCCGGGCTCAACCGTGCCGGGTTCCAACGCCCCGGCTACTTCGCCTCGGATCCCGTTGAGCAGTTCCGCGAGCATGTGTGGGTGGCCCCGTTCTGGGAGGACAATCTCCTGGAGGTGGTCAAGCATCTGGGTGTCGACCAGGTGCTGTTCGGCTCGGATTATCCGCACCCGGAGGGCCTGGCCGAGCCGCGCCAGTACGAGAAGGTGGCCGCCGAGCTCAACGATCCCGTCTCCGAACGCAAGGTCATGTGGGACAACGCGGCGAAACTGACGAAGCTGGCCTAG
- a CDS encoding SDR family oxidoreductase — protein sequence MEPAGKVIVVTGGAAGMGEAMCRRFAAVGAAVVVADIDAPGTARVADEIGGLGVVTDVSDEAQVIDLVHAAIAEHGRIDVFVSNAGVLWGEPHDGVTPLHERGNPWASNQAWQRVWDVNVMPQVYAARAVLPHMVERGSGYLIQNASAAGLLTALGNAPYATSKHAVLGLTEWLSIHYGGNGIRVSCIVAEGVRTAMLRGAQGEWFAVAGAITAEEAADCVIDGMRKEQFLILTHPQVEKYFRGKAADYDEWIAKMRKLHAKTPGLAS from the coding sequence GTGGAACCAGCAGGCAAAGTCATTGTCGTCACCGGTGGTGCCGCCGGCATGGGGGAGGCCATGTGTCGGCGGTTTGCCGCAGTCGGCGCCGCGGTGGTCGTCGCCGACATCGACGCGCCGGGGACTGCACGCGTGGCCGACGAGATCGGCGGCTTAGGTGTTGTCACCGATGTCTCTGACGAAGCGCAAGTAATCGATCTCGTCCACGCCGCCATCGCCGAACATGGCCGCATCGATGTCTTCGTATCCAACGCCGGAGTGCTCTGGGGCGAACCGCACGACGGCGTGACACCATTGCACGAGCGGGGCAACCCGTGGGCCTCCAACCAGGCGTGGCAACGGGTATGGGATGTCAACGTCATGCCGCAGGTCTACGCAGCACGGGCGGTACTGCCACACATGGTTGAGCGGGGATCTGGCTATCTCATCCAGAATGCCTCCGCGGCAGGCCTTTTGACCGCGCTCGGCAACGCTCCCTACGCAACCAGCAAGCACGCCGTTCTCGGACTGACCGAATGGCTGTCGATCCACTACGGGGGCAACGGCATTCGGGTGTCCTGCATCGTCGCCGAAGGCGTGCGAACTGCGATGCTGCGCGGCGCACAGGGAGAGTGGTTCGCGGTGGCCGGCGCGATCACCGCCGAGGAAGCGGCCGACTGCGTCATTGACGGGATGAGAAAGGAACAATTCCTCATTCTCACCCACCCGCAGGTGGAGAAGTACTTCCGCGGCAAGGCCGCCGACTACGACGAATGGATCGCCAAAATGCGCAAGCTACATGCCAAGACTCCGGGGCTGGCGTCATGA
- a CDS encoding aldehyde dehydrogenase family protein, whose protein sequence is MSIHDRDEVYIGGSWRRSAGGVIEVESAITGAVMGRVPDSTPHEVADAVAAARAAFPAWSQTTVDHRLQYLTLLAKKVDERNDELTRLISCEVGTPLRVSTAVQVGLPRRVLESYRDLMYRFELQERIGDSLVLREPIGVVAAITAWNYPLQQVLGKVAAALATGCTVVLKPSEVAPLSAFVVADIIDEIGLPPGVFNLVSGRGDTVGEELVAHPDVDMVTFTGSTAAGRRIGEVAARTVKRVALELGGKSANIILDDADLAQAVKVGVANCFTNTGQTCTALTRMLVPRTQLTQVEDLVRARLATYTLGDPLESSTTMGPLASAAQRDRVRDYIRVGIAEGADLIYGGLDEPTDVPPGFFVTPTAFSNVRQDMRIAREEIFGPVLSILPYDTEDDAVEIANDTEYGLAGAVWSADHDRALRVARRMRTGAVDINGSFFNMLAPFGGYKQSGNGRELGLYGLLEFYELKSVQGAPVES, encoded by the coding sequence ATGAGCATCCACGACCGCGACGAGGTCTACATCGGGGGAAGCTGGCGGCGTTCCGCGGGCGGTGTCATTGAGGTCGAGTCAGCCATCACCGGTGCCGTCATGGGCCGGGTTCCCGATAGCACGCCCCACGAGGTAGCGGACGCCGTGGCGGCCGCGCGCGCGGCATTTCCGGCGTGGTCGCAGACGACCGTCGACCATCGACTGCAATACCTGACGCTGCTGGCGAAGAAGGTCGACGAGCGCAACGACGAACTGACCCGGCTGATCAGCTGCGAGGTCGGCACACCGCTGCGGGTGTCGACGGCGGTGCAGGTCGGGCTACCGCGCCGTGTGCTGGAGAGTTACCGGGACCTCATGTACAGATTCGAGCTCCAAGAACGCATCGGTGACTCGCTGGTACTGCGGGAACCGATCGGCGTCGTCGCCGCGATCACGGCGTGGAATTACCCGCTGCAGCAGGTGTTGGGCAAGGTGGCTGCAGCCTTGGCGACCGGTTGCACCGTAGTGCTCAAACCCTCAGAAGTCGCGCCGCTCAGCGCGTTCGTGGTTGCCGACATCATCGACGAGATCGGGCTGCCGCCCGGAGTTTTCAACTTGGTGTCGGGACGCGGGGACACCGTGGGCGAAGAACTCGTTGCCCACCCCGATGTCGACATGGTGACATTCACCGGTTCGACAGCGGCGGGTCGGCGAATCGGGGAAGTTGCGGCACGCACGGTCAAACGAGTGGCCTTGGAACTCGGCGGCAAGTCGGCCAACATCATTCTCGACGACGCGGACCTGGCTCAAGCAGTCAAGGTCGGGGTGGCCAACTGCTTCACCAACACCGGCCAAACCTGCACCGCGCTGACCCGCATGCTCGTTCCCCGAACACAGCTCACCCAGGTGGAGGATCTCGTCCGCGCCCGACTGGCCACCTACACACTCGGGGATCCACTGGAGTCGTCCACGACGATGGGGCCGCTGGCGTCGGCCGCGCAACGCGACAGGGTGCGCGACTACATCCGCGTCGGCATCGCTGAGGGCGCAGACCTCATCTATGGCGGGCTCGACGAGCCGACAGACGTGCCTCCAGGGTTCTTCGTCACACCCACCGCGTTTTCAAACGTGCGTCAAGACATGCGTATTGCCCGGGAGGAGATTTTCGGGCCGGTGCTGTCGATCCTGCCCTACGACACCGAAGACGATGCCGTCGAAATCGCCAACGACACCGAGTACGGCCTCGCCGGTGCGGTGTGGTCGGCCGATCACGACCGGGCGCTTCGCGTCGCGCGCCGGATGCGCACCGGCGCGGTGGACATCAACGGCTCTTTTTTCAACATGCTGGCCCCGTTCGGCGGCTACAAACAGTCCGGCAATGGTCGGGAGCTCGGCCTGTACGGACTGCTGGAGTTCTACGAGCTGAAGTCGGTGCAGGGCGCGCCGGTGGAATCGTGA
- a CDS encoding acyl-CoA dehydrogenase family protein, whose product MDFSADTDLDLIREGIGAICTKFDDDYWAERDRRHEFPWDFYRALADGGWIGIAIPEAYGGSGRGLLEASVILQEVAASGAAMNGCSAIHLSIFGMHPLILHGSEDIKQRYLPRVASGELHVAFGVTEPDAGTETLAIKTRAVRDGDSYVIRGQKVWTSKAQDADRVLLLARTTPVEQCKRRTDGLTLFMVDLHDPAVTITPIAKAGRNAVSSCETVYNDVVVSVDDRVGEQDKGFYYLLDGLNAERVLIASEAIGTGQAALRRAVGYANQRVVYGRPIGQNQGVAFPLAEAHARLEAAELITRRAGWMLDRGLPSGAEANMAKLLGADAGFQAADTAMQVHGGFGYAEEYHIARYWREARLMKIAPIPQELILAYISQHVLGLPKSY is encoded by the coding sequence GTGGACTTCTCGGCCGACACCGATCTTGACCTGATACGCGAAGGTATCGGCGCGATCTGCACAAAGTTCGACGACGACTATTGGGCCGAGCGCGATCGGCGCCACGAGTTCCCGTGGGACTTCTACCGGGCGCTGGCCGATGGCGGTTGGATCGGTATCGCGATACCCGAGGCCTACGGCGGCAGTGGGCGGGGGCTGCTGGAGGCCTCGGTCATCTTGCAGGAGGTCGCCGCGTCCGGCGCTGCGATGAACGGATGCAGCGCCATCCACCTGTCGATCTTCGGCATGCATCCGCTCATCCTGCACGGCTCGGAGGACATCAAGCAGCGGTATCTTCCCCGAGTCGCCTCCGGAGAGCTGCATGTGGCCTTTGGGGTGACCGAACCCGACGCCGGTACCGAAACGCTGGCCATCAAGACCCGCGCTGTCCGCGATGGCGACTCGTATGTCATTCGCGGACAGAAGGTGTGGACCTCCAAGGCCCAAGACGCCGACCGGGTGCTGCTGCTGGCCCGGACGACGCCCGTCGAGCAGTGTAAGCGGCGTACCGACGGGCTGACTCTTTTCATGGTGGACCTGCATGACCCCGCCGTCACCATCACGCCGATCGCCAAGGCCGGCCGCAATGCGGTGTCCTCGTGCGAGACCGTGTACAACGATGTGGTGGTGTCGGTCGACGACCGTGTCGGCGAGCAGGACAAGGGCTTTTATTACCTTCTCGACGGGCTCAACGCTGAGCGTGTGCTGATCGCGTCGGAGGCCATCGGTACCGGCCAGGCGGCGCTGCGCCGCGCGGTCGGCTACGCCAACCAACGCGTGGTGTACGGCAGACCTATTGGGCAGAATCAGGGTGTCGCGTTCCCGCTTGCCGAGGCCCATGCCCGGCTGGAGGCCGCCGAGCTGATCACCCGGCGTGCCGGCTGGATGCTGGATCGCGGACTGCCCAGCGGCGCCGAAGCGAACATGGCCAAGTTGCTGGGAGCCGACGCCGGCTTCCAAGCCGCCGACACGGCCATGCAGGTCCACGGCGGGTTCGGCTACGCCGAGGAATACCACATCGCGCGGTACTGGCGCGAAGCGCGGCTGATGAAGATCGCGCCGATCCCCCAAGAGCTGATCTTGGCCTACATCAGCCAACACGTCCTCGGCCTGCCCAAGAGCTATTAG
- a CDS encoding GMC family oxidoreductase gives MTTSGDTFDYVVVGGGSSGSVVAARLAQAGADVLLLEAGGSDRRIDVRIPAAVGIAYQKVNWKYPAEPDPTRTGNPEAWMAGKVMGGGGSINSCVFVRGNRADYDGWAKNGCTGWDYDSVLPAFKRMETWEGGPSELRGGSGPISVNVQTNRGQANMAYMKACLQAGYPSNPDYNGTSQDGVGLAQVNHRRGTRSQASREYLRRVAPKGKVTVRTHSYVYRIVLEGNRAVAVQYRHQGTVTQARAREEVVISAGSIGSPRLLQLSGIGPRSTLSDAAVETVMHLPGVGQNLHEHPYLMQRWRSKIATINKMRIGTAVEGIVDYVRNGSGLLAMTMVQVQCMARTDPGLESPDLQLQFVPFAITRAVDANGMFNVQKAKEQGFLSSSTFLRPRTRGSITLRGSAPDAMPRISYQFLADPDDLRDCVRGLREVQRVMAQPAMAEITDGQLEPEADCRTDTDWQQYVRRTVTPSYHPVGTCKMGIDDLAVVDPELRVHGTANLRVADASIMPTITTGNTNAPSMMIGERAAELILGARPNPNGVTNGSR, from the coding sequence GTGACTACGAGCGGTGACACCTTCGACTACGTCGTCGTTGGCGGGGGCTCCTCCGGATCGGTGGTGGCGGCCCGGCTGGCTCAAGCCGGTGCCGACGTGCTGCTGCTGGAAGCCGGCGGTAGCGATCGGCGCATCGATGTGCGGATCCCTGCCGCGGTTGGTATCGCCTACCAGAAAGTGAACTGGAAATACCCGGCTGAGCCGGACCCGACGCGCACCGGCAATCCCGAAGCCTGGATGGCCGGCAAGGTGATGGGCGGTGGCGGCTCGATCAATTCGTGCGTTTTCGTCCGCGGCAACCGGGCCGACTACGACGGCTGGGCCAAGAACGGATGCACCGGCTGGGACTACGACTCGGTCCTGCCCGCATTCAAACGGATGGAGACGTGGGAGGGCGGTCCAAGCGAATTGCGCGGGGGTTCGGGTCCCATTTCGGTGAACGTGCAGACCAACCGCGGCCAGGCCAACATGGCGTATATGAAGGCCTGCCTGCAGGCAGGTTATCCGTCCAACCCTGACTACAACGGCACCTCCCAGGACGGTGTCGGGCTGGCCCAGGTGAACCATCGTCGCGGCACTCGCTCACAAGCATCGCGCGAGTACCTTCGGCGCGTCGCACCCAAAGGCAAGGTTACCGTTCGCACCCACAGCTACGTGTATCGCATTGTGCTGGAAGGCAACAGGGCAGTCGCAGTGCAGTATCGGCACCAGGGCACGGTCACGCAGGCCAGGGCGCGCGAGGAAGTGGTGATCAGCGCCGGCTCGATCGGCTCTCCCCGGTTGCTGCAGCTGTCCGGAATCGGGCCTCGTTCGACGCTGTCGGATGCCGCGGTGGAAACTGTGATGCACCTGCCCGGGGTAGGCCAAAACCTGCACGAGCATCCCTACCTGATGCAGCGTTGGCGGTCAAAGATCGCCACTATCAACAAGATGCGCATTGGCACTGCCGTCGAAGGCATCGTGGACTACGTGCGCAACGGCAGCGGTCTGCTGGCGATGACGATGGTGCAGGTGCAGTGCATGGCACGCACCGATCCCGGTTTGGAGTCACCTGATCTACAGCTGCAGTTCGTTCCTTTTGCCATCACTCGTGCAGTCGACGCCAACGGAATGTTCAACGTGCAGAAGGCCAAGGAGCAGGGCTTCCTGTCGTCGTCGACGTTCCTGCGGCCCCGCACCCGTGGATCGATCACGTTACGTGGATCAGCTCCTGACGCCATGCCACGCATCTCGTATCAGTTCCTAGCCGACCCGGACGACCTGCGAGACTGCGTGCGTGGGCTGCGCGAAGTGCAGCGAGTGATGGCTCAGCCGGCGATGGCAGAGATCACCGACGGACAGCTCGAACCTGAAGCGGACTGTCGCACCGATACCGACTGGCAGCAGTACGTGCGCCGCACCGTGACACCGTCCTACCACCCGGTGGGGACCTGCAAAATGGGCATCGACGACCTCGCGGTGGTCGATCCTGAACTCAGAGTGCACGGCACCGCCAACCTGCGCGTCGCCGATGCCAGCATCATGCCCACCATCACCACGGGCAATACCAACGCCCCCTCGATGATGATCGGCGAACGGGCGGCCGAGCTCATCCTCGGTGCACGACCCAACCCGAATGGAGTGACCAATGGCTCACGATGA
- a CDS encoding AMP-binding protein yields MAHDDHRFGRTLGAWLREEAALDPGRPFVQCDSDWVTLGELDAQSDRVAAGLQAAGVGKGDRVAINLPNRIENIVLIYAVAKAGAIQVPLNTYLRGDFLHHQLVQTSPKVYVGDSEALDLLSPILATLTERPRLVLVGQPSQDAMLQPDLHYTQLQDCGVALAEPEIDPTDVCAIVYTSGTTGPSKGCTTTHGYYCNLINVFVEHGWYEKGDIIFGATPLFHFSGQTWLVAAALAVRGSAIVEPAFHASTYMARIRETGATAALGMGAMGMAIMAQPPHEDDRNHKLRHITFTPSTPEFIEQFEKRFGIAPFSEVFGQSECWPVLLGDPRDKRHPGSMGKLTRGLQVKIVDDHDREVAVGEAGEMIVRPDEPFRMFSGYWNDDAATVRTFRNLWHHTGDCARVDDEGYFWFADRKKDSLRRRGENVSSIELEQAIVAHPLIAQAAVHAVPSELSEDDVKVCLVLAQGCEIQPRELFEFFRKSMPYYAIPRYVEVLESLPANVNGRVQKFKLRERGITETTLDFEELGLVVARDDRRRR; encoded by the coding sequence ATGGCTCACGATGATCACCGCTTTGGACGGACCCTGGGCGCATGGCTGCGCGAGGAAGCTGCGCTCGACCCCGGCCGGCCCTTCGTCCAATGTGACAGCGACTGGGTCACTCTGGGCGAACTCGACGCACAGTCCGATCGCGTCGCTGCGGGGCTGCAGGCGGCAGGAGTGGGCAAGGGCGACCGGGTCGCGATCAATCTGCCCAACCGCATCGAGAACATCGTGCTCATCTATGCCGTGGCCAAGGCAGGTGCCATCCAGGTTCCGCTCAACACCTACCTGCGGGGAGATTTTCTGCACCACCAGCTTGTTCAGACGTCCCCCAAGGTTTACGTCGGTGACAGCGAAGCCCTCGACTTGCTCTCACCGATTCTTGCGACCCTCACTGAGCGGCCGCGATTGGTCCTGGTGGGACAGCCCTCGCAGGACGCAATGCTTCAGCCCGACCTGCACTACACGCAGCTGCAGGACTGCGGTGTAGCTCTTGCGGAGCCAGAGATCGACCCCACCGACGTGTGCGCGATCGTCTACACCTCGGGCACGACCGGGCCGTCGAAGGGCTGCACCACCACCCACGGGTACTACTGCAACCTCATCAACGTGTTCGTCGAGCACGGCTGGTATGAGAAGGGCGACATCATCTTCGGAGCCACTCCGCTGTTTCACTTCAGCGGCCAAACCTGGCTCGTCGCAGCAGCATTAGCTGTTCGCGGATCGGCGATCGTGGAACCCGCGTTCCACGCAAGCACCTATATGGCACGCATTCGGGAGACCGGTGCCACTGCTGCGCTCGGTATGGGAGCGATGGGCATGGCGATCATGGCCCAGCCGCCCCACGAGGACGACCGCAACCACAAACTGCGCCACATCACCTTCACGCCGTCGACACCTGAATTCATCGAGCAGTTCGAGAAGCGCTTCGGCATAGCCCCGTTCTCCGAGGTCTTCGGCCAGTCGGAGTGCTGGCCGGTGCTGCTGGGCGATCCGCGGGATAAACGCCACCCCGGCAGCATGGGCAAGCTGACCAGAGGGCTGCAGGTGAAGATCGTCGACGATCACGACCGTGAGGTGGCGGTAGGGGAGGCCGGCGAGATGATCGTGCGGCCCGACGAGCCGTTCCGCATGTTCTCTGGGTATTGGAACGACGATGCGGCGACCGTACGCACATTTCGGAATCTGTGGCACCACACGGGGGACTGCGCCCGTGTCGACGACGAGGGATATTTCTGGTTCGCCGACAGGAAAAAGGACTCGTTGCGCCGTCGTGGCGAGAATGTATCCTCGATCGAACTCGAGCAGGCCATCGTCGCCCATCCCTTGATCGCACAAGCAGCCGTGCACGCCGTACCCTCCGAGCTTAGCGAGGACGACGTCAAAGTTTGCCTGGTGTTGGCCCAAGGGTGTGAGATTCAACCGCGGGAATTGTTCGAGTTCTTCCGGAAGTCAATGCCCTACTATGCGATTCCGCGCTACGTCGAGGTGCTCGAGTCGCTTCCGGCCAACGTCAACGGTCGGGTGCAGAAGTTCAAGTTGCGCGAGCGGGGCATCACCGAAACCACACTCGACTTTGAGGAGCTGGGTCTTGTGGTCGCCCGTGATGACCGTCGACGGCGGTGA